A genomic stretch from Sebastes fasciatus isolate fSebFas1 chromosome 23, fSebFas1.pri, whole genome shotgun sequence includes:
- the slc13a4 gene encoding solute carrier family 13 member 4 — MPKSAKPKAELYSLQGELLSSMRLEAAAARMDLFRKLWKARKLIVVVFIPLFLLPLPLIHPTSEACCAYVLMVTAVYWVSEAVPLGAAALVPAFLYPLFGVLKSSEVAAEYCKDTTLLLMGVICLAASIEKWNLHKRIALRMVMIAGAKPGMLVLGFMCCTVFLSMWLSNTSTTAMVMPIAEAVLQQLICTGLADGHADSETAEAPEDDSAVSEKEENLDKNQLELLYRNNSGNCAKRELSILSEVQTVEVNGLALKPITTQEYVRHTNGQLLPQVAIEIPNVKRVRARRDSQYPTKRDHMICKCLSLSITYAATIGGLITITGTSTNLIFAEQFNTRYPDAKVINFGTWFIFSFPIAIIMLVLTWLWLHVLFLGCNFRETCSLSKKRKTRREMMSERRIQEEYVKLGPISYPEVVTAVFFVLMTLLWFTREPGFVPGWTSLFEKYGYRTDATVSVLLGFLLFLIPARRPFSSSSCRNTESDPLAPMITWKDFQRLMPWEIVILVGGGYALAAGCKVSGLSVWIGRQLEPMSGLPPWAVTLLACLLVSAVTEFASNPATLTVFLPILSALSETLRINPLHTLIPSTMCVSFGVMLPVGNPPNAIVFSYGHVKISDMVKAGFGVNLIGVAVVMLAISTWGVPLFNLNEFPVWAVTRNVTGSL; from the exons ATGCCTAAAAGCGCAAAGCCAAAAGCAGAACTTTACTCGCTCCAAGGAGAGCTTCTCTCTTCCATGAGGCTTGAGGCTGCAGCAGCCAGGATGGATCTGTTCAGGAAGCTGTGGAAGGCCAGGAAGCTGATCGTTGTGGTGTTCATCCCTCTGTTTCTGCTTCCATTACCACTCATCCACCCCACCAGC GAGGCATGCTGTGCGTACGTGCTGATGGTGACAGCCGTCTACTGGGTGTCTGAGGCCGTTCCTCTGGGTGCTGCTGCTCTGGTACCCGCCTTCCTCTACCCGCTCTTTGGGGTACTCAAGTCCAGCGAG gtggcAGCGGAGTACTGCAAAGACACCACTCTGCTGCTGATGGGAGTCATCTGCCTGGCGGCCTCGATAGAGAAGTGGAACCTGCACAAACGCATCGCCCTGCGCATGGTGATGATTGCGGGGGCCAAGCCTGGCAT gttGGTGCTGGGCTTCATGTGCTGCACGGTGTTTCTGTCCATGTGGCTCAGCAACACGTCCACCACGGCCATGGTGATGCCCATAGCCGAGGCCGTCCTGCAGCAGCTGATCTGCACGGGCCTGGCCGATGGCCACGCCGACTCCGAGACCGCCGAGGCCCCCGAGGACGACAGCG CTGTctcagaaaaagaagagaaccTGGACAAAAACCAGCTGGAGCTGCTCTATCGCAACAACag CGGCAACTGCGCTAAACGGGAGCTCTCTATACTAAGCGAG GTGCAGACTGTGGAGGTGAACGGTTTGGCTCTAAAGCCAATCACCACCCAGGAGTACGTCAGGCACACCAACGGACAGCTGCTGCCACAg gttgCGATCGAAATCCCAAACGTGAAGCGGGTGAGGGCCAGGAGAGACTCCCAGTATCCCACCAAGAGGGACCACATGATCTGTAAATGCCTGTCGCTCAGCATCACCTACGCCGCGACAATCGGCGGCCTCATCACCATCACCGGCACGTCGACCAACCTCATCTTCGCTGAGCAGTTTAACAC TCGTTATCCAGATGCAAAGGTGATAAACTTCGGCACGTGGTTCATCTTCAGCTTCCCCATCGCCATCATCATGCTGGTCCTCACCTGGCTGTGGCTGCACGTCCTCTTCCTTGGCTgcaa CTTCAGGGAAACATGCTCGTTGAGTAAGAAGCGCAAAACCAGGAGAGAGATGATGTCAGAGAGGAGGATCCAAGAGGAGTACGTCAAACTGGGACCCATCAG CTACCCAGAGGTGGTGACCGCTGTTTTCTTCGTCCTGATGACTCTGCTGTGGTTCACCAGGGAGCCCGGTTTCGTGCCCGGCTGGACGTCTCTTTTTGAGAAGTAC GGCTACAGGACCGATGCGACCGTGTCTGTCCTTCTGGGCTTCTTGCTCTTCCTCATCCCTGCCAGGCgacccttctcctcctccagctgtagGAACACAG AGTCCGACCCGCTGGCTCCCATGATCACCTGGAAGGACTTCCAGAGACTGATGCCGTGGGAGATCGTCATCCTTGTGGGAGGAGGCTATGCACTGGCTGCTGGTTGCAAG gtgtcaGGCCTGTCGGTGTGGATCGGCAGACAGCTGGAGCCCATGAGTGGTCTTCCTCCGTGGGCCGTCACCCTGCTGGCCTGCCTGCTGGTGTCAGCGGTCACAGAGTTCGCCTCCAACCCGGCAACCCTCACCGTCTTCCTGCCCATCCTGTCAGCGCTG TCGGAGACTCTGCGTATCAACCCGCTCCACACTCTGATCCCGTCCACCATGTGCGTGTCATTCGGGGTCATGCTTCCAGTGGGGAACCCCCCCAACGCCATCGTCTTCAGTTACGGCCACGTGAAGATCAGCGACATG